A stretch of Aureispira sp. CCB-E DNA encodes these proteins:
- a CDS encoding GNAT family N-acetyltransferase, producing the protein MITIETYTLEHKAACLSIFKSNMPKYFLLEEFNDFDKWLEKQALDGRYFVALKDHQVVACGGYFYDDERNKAGLSWGMVEAQLHGTGIGSQLTTFRIKKMKAEFPGHIYMIDTSQHTAPFYEKMGFVTKEVTPNGFGEGLDKYYMEISPNLPT; encoded by the coding sequence ATGATTACTATAGAAACATATACACTTGAACACAAAGCAGCTTGCTTATCTATTTTTAAAAGTAATATGCCGAAATATTTCTTGTTGGAGGAATTTAATGATTTTGATAAATGGTTGGAGAAACAAGCGTTGGATGGTCGTTACTTTGTTGCTTTGAAAGATCATCAAGTAGTTGCTTGTGGCGGTTATTTTTATGACGATGAGCGGAATAAAGCGGGACTATCGTGGGGAATGGTTGAGGCGCAATTACATGGAACAGGTATTGGTAGCCAATTGACTACTTTCCGAATAAAAAAAATGAAGGCAGAGTTTCCTGGGCATATTTATATGATAGATACCTCGCAGCACACGGCTCCCTTTTATGAGAAAATGGGTTTTGTTACCAAGGAGGTCACACCAAACGGCTTTGGAGAAGGATTGGATAAATATTATATGGAAATAAGCCCCAATTTGCCGACCTAA